One region of Streptomyces sp. NBC_00442 genomic DNA includes:
- the aroA gene encoding 3-phosphoshikimate 1-carboxyvinyltransferase — protein MTETPVHHALWPAPLASKAVDATVTVPGSKSVTNRGLVLAALAAEPGWLRRPLRSRDTLLMAEALRTLGVGIEEGVGPDGSGEAWRVIPAGLHGPATIDVGNAGTVMRFLPPVAALADGPVRFDGDPRSYERPLGGVIDGLRALGARIDDDNRGALPLTVHGAGALEGGRVEIDASSSSQFVSSLLLSAPRFNQGVEVRHVGSALPSMPHIRMTVDMLRCVGAQVDEPETGGEPNVWRVTHSALLGRDLTVEPDLSNAQPFLAAALITGGTVVIPDWPVRTTQPGDQLREIFTDMGGSCQLTDRGLVFEGSGRIHGIDVDLSEVGELTPGIAAVAALADSPSTLRGVAHLRLHETDRLAALTKEINELGGDVTETEDGLHIRPRPLHGGVFHTYDDHRMATAGAIIGLAVDGVQIENVATTAKTLPDFPDMWSSMLAGPRS, from the coding sequence ATGACCGAAACGCCCGTGCACCACGCCCTCTGGCCCGCCCCTCTCGCGAGCAAAGCCGTCGACGCGACGGTCACCGTGCCCGGATCGAAATCGGTCACCAATCGCGGTCTCGTCCTGGCCGCGCTTGCCGCCGAGCCCGGCTGGCTGCGCCGCCCCCTCCGCTCCCGCGACACCCTCCTGATGGCGGAGGCCCTGCGCACCCTGGGCGTCGGCATCGAGGAGGGCGTGGGCCCCGACGGCTCGGGCGAGGCCTGGCGCGTGATCCCGGCCGGCCTGCACGGACCGGCCACGATCGACGTCGGCAACGCCGGCACGGTCATGCGCTTCCTGCCCCCCGTCGCCGCCCTCGCCGACGGCCCCGTCCGCTTCGACGGCGACCCGCGTTCCTACGAGCGCCCGCTCGGCGGCGTGATCGACGGGCTGCGCGCGCTCGGGGCCCGCATCGACGACGACAACCGCGGCGCGCTCCCCCTGACCGTGCACGGCGCGGGCGCCCTCGAAGGCGGCCGGGTGGAGATCGACGCCTCGTCCAGCTCCCAGTTCGTGTCGTCCCTGCTGCTCTCCGCGCCGCGCTTCAACCAGGGAGTGGAGGTCCGCCACGTGGGCTCCGCCCTGCCGTCGATGCCGCACATCCGGATGACGGTCGACATGCTGCGCTGCGTCGGCGCCCAGGTCGACGAGCCGGAGACGGGCGGCGAGCCCAACGTGTGGCGCGTCACCCACTCCGCGCTGCTCGGCCGCGACCTGACCGTCGAGCCCGACCTCTCCAACGCCCAGCCGTTCCTGGCCGCCGCACTCATCACCGGCGGCACCGTCGTGATCCCCGACTGGCCGGTGCGCACCACCCAGCCCGGCGACCAGTTGCGCGAGATCTTCACGGACATGGGCGGCAGCTGCCAACTCACCGACCGCGGGCTCGTGTTCGAGGGCTCCGGCCGCATCCACGGCATCGACGTGGACCTGAGCGAGGTGGGCGAGCTGACCCCGGGCATCGCGGCCGTCGCGGCGCTCGCCGACTCGCCCTCCACGCTGCGCGGCGTCGCGCATCTGCGACTGCACGAGACGGACCGCCTGGCCGCGCTCACCAAGGAGATCAACGAGCTCGGCGGCGATGTGACGGAGACGGAGGACGGGCTGCACATCCGCCCGCGCCCGCTGCACGGCGGCGTCTTCCACACCTACGACGACCACCGGATGGCGACGGCCGGCGCGATCATCGGCCTCGCGGTCGACGGCGTGCAGATCGAGAACGTGGCGACGACGGCCAAGACGCTGCCCGACTTCCCCGACATGTGGAGTTCCATGCTGGCGGGGCCGAGAAGCTGA
- the rsgA gene encoding ribosome small subunit-dependent GTPase A: MRRYGKNPDEDDIRVRPNPKGNRPRTSIRPKHEDAAEGMVLTVDRGRLTCLVGERTIHAMKARELGRKAAVVGDRVDIVGDLTGNKDTLARIVRIGKRTSVLRRTADDDDPFERVVVANADQLAIVTALADPEPRPRLIDRCLVAAYDGGLTPLLVLTKSDLAPADELLEMYGALGVPHVVTSREELYEGDGADRVREQLHGRITAFVGHSGVGKTTLVNALVPEAQRRVTGHVNAVTGRGRHTTTSALALPLDSVDGGWVVDTPGVRSFGLHHVDPSRVILAFPDLVPGTENCPRACSHDEAECALDQWVADGHADPARLYSLRRLLATRERREGD; the protein is encoded by the coding sequence ATGCGCCGCTACGGCAAGAACCCGGACGAGGACGACATCCGCGTCCGCCCCAACCCCAAGGGCAACCGCCCCCGCACCAGCATCCGCCCCAAGCACGAGGACGCGGCCGAGGGCATGGTCCTCACCGTGGACCGCGGCCGGCTGACCTGCCTGGTCGGGGAGCGCACCATCCACGCCATGAAGGCCCGCGAACTGGGCCGCAAGGCGGCGGTGGTCGGCGACCGGGTCGACATCGTGGGCGACCTCACCGGAAACAAGGACACGCTCGCGCGGATCGTACGGATCGGCAAGCGCACCTCGGTCCTGCGGCGCACGGCCGACGACGACGACCCGTTCGAGCGCGTGGTGGTCGCCAACGCCGACCAGCTCGCCATCGTCACCGCGCTCGCCGACCCCGAGCCGCGCCCGCGCCTCATCGACCGCTGTCTGGTGGCCGCGTACGACGGCGGCCTCACACCGCTCCTGGTCCTGACCAAGTCGGACCTGGCGCCGGCCGACGAACTCCTGGAGATGTACGGCGCGCTGGGCGTCCCCCATGTGGTCACCTCGCGCGAGGAGCTGTACGAGGGCGACGGGGCGGACCGGGTGCGCGAGCAACTGCACGGCCGGATCACGGCGTTCGTGGGCCACTCGGGCGTCGGCAAGACGACCCTGGTCAACGCGCTGGTACCGGAGGCGCAGCGACGCGTCACCGGCCACGTCAACGCCGTCACCGGGCGCGGCCGCCACACCACCACGTCGGCGCTCGCGCTGCCCCTGGACAGCGTGGACGGCGGCTGGGTCGTCGACACCCCGGGCGTGCGGTCCTTCGGCCTGCACCACGTCGACCCGTCGCGGGTGATCCTCGCCTTCCCCGATCTCGTACCGGGCACCGAGAACTGTCCGCGCGCGTGCAGCCACGACGAGGCGGAGTGCGCGCTGGACCAGTGGGTGGCGGACGGGCACGCGGATCCGGCCCGGCTGTACTCGTTGCGCCGTCTGCTCGCGACACGGGAGCGACGCGAGGGGGACTGA
- a CDS encoding DMT family transporter, with amino-acid sequence MAWLLVVVAGILETGFAVCLKLSHGFTRLWPTIAFASFALGSFGLLTLSLRKLDVGPAYAVWTGIGAAGTAIYGMVFLGDVVSTLKLVSISLVIVGVIGLQISGSAH; translated from the coding sequence ATGGCGTGGCTGCTGGTCGTGGTGGCGGGGATCCTCGAAACGGGGTTCGCCGTCTGCTTGAAGCTGTCGCACGGTTTCACCCGGCTGTGGCCGACGATCGCGTTCGCCTCGTTCGCGCTCGGCTCCTTCGGGCTGCTGACGCTGTCGCTGCGCAAGCTCGACGTGGGGCCCGCGTACGCGGTGTGGACGGGCATCGGGGCCGCGGGGACCGCCATCTACGGCATGGTCTTCCTCGGTGACGTGGTCTCGACCCTGAAGCTGGTGTCGATCTCGCTGGTCATCGTGGGTGTGATCGGGTTGCAGATCTCGGGCTCGGCGCACTGA
- a CDS encoding TetR/AcrR family transcriptional regulator: protein MPTARESLLDAALSALAGLPWPGVRMVDVASRAGVSRQTLYNEFGSKEGLARALVRREADVYLRGVDRALAEPAGPAERMVRVAEWTLVSARSSALVRALLTGGWSERLPAPSARTAPSVSAVPAQRRADAGVPDPADLVAAVRDRALVAIGPQMPGTDPVELGRYCETAVRLGLSFAVAPAVRAEGHAGYLRAVLAGPPGRALGQRLDG, encoded by the coding sequence ATGCCCACAGCGCGGGAATCCCTACTGGACGCCGCTCTCTCGGCGCTCGCAGGACTGCCCTGGCCGGGGGTGCGCATGGTGGACGTGGCGTCCCGCGCCGGGGTCTCACGACAGACCCTCTACAACGAGTTCGGCAGCAAGGAGGGCCTCGCCCGCGCGCTGGTGCGCAGGGAGGCCGATGTTTATCTGCGCGGCGTCGACAGAGCGCTCGCCGAGCCCGCCGGGCCCGCCGAACGCATGGTCCGCGTGGCGGAGTGGACGCTCGTCTCGGCCCGCTCCAGCGCCCTGGTGCGGGCCCTGCTCACGGGCGGCTGGAGCGAGCGGCTCCCCGCGCCCTCGGCCCGGACCGCGCCCTCCGTCTCCGCCGTGCCCGCCCAGCGCCGGGCCGACGCGGGTGTGCCGGACCCGGCCGACCTGGTCGCCGCCGTACGGGACAGGGCGCTCGTTGCCATCGGGCCGCAGATGCCGGGCACCGACCCGGTGGAGCTCGGCCGCTACTGCGAGACGGCGGTGCGGCTCGGCCTGTCCTTCGCGGTGGCGCCGGCCGTGCGGGCCGAGGGCCACGCCGGGTACCTGCGCGCGGTGCTCGCCGGACCGCCCGGACGCGCGCTGGGACAGCGACTCGACGGGTGA
- the hisN gene encoding histidinol-phosphatase, translating to MPDYHDDLRLAHVLADAADAATMDRFKALDLVVETKPDMTPVSEADKAAEEVIRGHLQRARPRDAILGEEYGLEGTGPRRWVVDPIDGTKNYVRGVPVWATLISLMEAGENGFQPVVGVVSAPALNRRWWAAKGHGAFTGRSLTSASRLKVSSVSELADASFSYSSLSGWEERGKLDDFLDLTRECWRTRAYGDFWPYMMVAEGSVDFCAEPELSMWDMAANVIVVQEAGGVFTGLDGRAGPHSGNAAASNGLLHEELLGYLGDAPQS from the coding sequence ATGCCCGACTATCACGATGATCTGCGCCTCGCCCACGTCCTCGCGGACGCCGCCGACGCGGCCACCATGGACCGGTTCAAGGCGCTCGACCTGGTGGTCGAGACCAAGCCCGACATGACGCCGGTGAGCGAGGCCGACAAGGCGGCCGAGGAGGTCATCCGGGGGCATCTGCAACGGGCGCGGCCGCGTGACGCGATCCTCGGCGAGGAGTACGGCCTGGAGGGAACGGGCCCGCGGCGCTGGGTGGTCGACCCGATCGACGGCACCAAGAACTATGTACGCGGCGTGCCGGTGTGGGCGACCCTGATCTCGCTGATGGAGGCCGGCGAGAACGGCTTCCAGCCGGTGGTCGGCGTCGTGTCGGCGCCCGCCCTGAACCGGCGCTGGTGGGCGGCGAAGGGCCATGGCGCGTTCACCGGACGCAGCCTGACCTCGGCGAGCCGCCTGAAGGTCTCCAGCGTCTCCGAGCTGGCCGACGCCTCGTTCTCGTACTCCTCGCTGAGCGGCTGGGAGGAGCGGGGCAAGCTCGACGACTTCCTCGACCTGACCCGGGAGTGCTGGCGCACCCGGGCGTACGGCGACTTCTGGCCGTACATGATGGTCGCCGAGGGCTCGGTGGACTTCTGCGCGGAGCCCGAGCTGTCGATGTGGGACATGGCGGCCAATGTGATCGTGGTGCAGGAGGCCGGGGGCGTCTTCACCGGCCTCGACGGTCGGGCCGGCCCGCACAGCGGCAACGCGGCGGCGTCCAACGGCCTGCTCCACGAGGAGCTGCTCGGCTACCTGGGCGACGCGCCGCAGTCCTGA
- a CDS encoding CBS domain-containing protein, whose protein sequence is MLVRDAMSTMVLTIGPAHSLRQAARLMSARRVGAAIVLDPDTSGLGILTERDILNSVGLGQDPDHETAGTHTTTDVVFAAPAWTLIEAAEAMTHGGFRHLIVLDGHGPVGIVSVRDIIRCWAPARRESALTG, encoded by the coding sequence ATGCTCGTCCGTGACGCCATGAGCACGATGGTCCTCACCATCGGTCCCGCCCACTCTCTCCGCCAGGCGGCCCGCCTGATGTCCGCGCGCCGGGTCGGCGCGGCCATCGTCCTCGACCCCGACACCAGCGGCCTCGGCATCCTCACCGAACGCGACATCCTCAACTCCGTCGGTCTGGGGCAGGACCCCGACCACGAGACGGCCGGCACGCACACCACCACCGACGTCGTCTTCGCGGCGCCGGCCTGGACGCTGATCGAGGCGGCCGAGGCCATGACGCACGGCGGTTTCCGTCATCTCATCGTCCTCGACGGTCACGGCCCGGTCGGCATCGTCTCGGTCCGCGACATCATCCGCTGCTGGGCCCCGGCACGCCGCGAGAGCGCGCTGACCGGCTGA
- a CDS encoding catalase: MTQGPLTTEAGAPVADNQNSATAGVGGPVLIQDQSLLEKLAHFNRERIPERIVHARGAGAYGTFTVTRDVSQWTRAAFLSEVGKQTETFLRFSTVAGNLGSADAVRDPRGFALKFYTEEGNYDLVGNNTPVFFIKDAIKFPDFIHTQKRDPYTGSQEADNVWDFWGLSPESTHQVTWLFGDRGIPATLRHMNGFGSHTFQWTNEAGEVFWVKYHFKTDQGIKNLTQDEANKLAGEDPDSHQRDLREAIERGDFPSWTVQVQIMPEADAATYRFNPFDLTKVWPHADYPLIEIGKLELNRNPENIFAEVEQSVFSPAHFVPGIGPSPDKMLQGRLFAYGDAHRYRVGINADHLPVNRPHATEARTNSRDGHLYDGRHKGAKNYEPNSFGGPFQTDRPLWQGSQVTGVTGSTVAPVHAEDNDFVQAGNLYRLYSEDEKARLIDNLAGFIAKVSRDDIAERAINNFRQADADFGKRLEAAVQALRG, translated from the coding sequence GTGACACAGGGACCGCTTACGACGGAGGCCGGAGCGCCGGTCGCCGACAACCAGAACAGCGCGACCGCGGGCGTCGGCGGCCCGGTCCTGATCCAGGACCAGTCGCTTCTGGAGAAGCTCGCCCACTTCAACCGCGAGCGCATCCCGGAGCGCATCGTGCACGCCCGTGGCGCCGGTGCGTACGGCACCTTCACCGTCACCCGTGACGTATCGCAGTGGACGCGCGCCGCGTTCCTCTCCGAGGTCGGCAAGCAGACCGAGACCTTCCTGCGTTTCTCCACCGTGGCCGGCAACCTCGGCTCGGCCGACGCCGTGCGCGATCCCCGCGGCTTCGCGCTGAAGTTCTACACGGAGGAGGGGAACTACGACCTGGTCGGCAACAACACGCCCGTCTTCTTCATCAAGGACGCCATCAAGTTCCCCGACTTCATCCACACGCAGAAGCGCGACCCGTACACGGGCAGCCAGGAAGCCGACAACGTGTGGGACTTCTGGGGCCTGAGCCCCGAGAGCACCCACCAGGTGACGTGGCTCTTCGGCGACCGCGGCATCCCGGCGACGCTGCGGCACATGAACGGCTTCGGCTCGCACACGTTCCAGTGGACCAACGAGGCCGGCGAGGTCTTCTGGGTCAAGTACCACTTCAAGACCGACCAGGGGATCAAGAACCTCACCCAGGACGAGGCCAACAAGCTCGCCGGCGAGGACCCGGACAGCCACCAGCGCGATCTGCGCGAGGCCATCGAACGCGGGGACTTCCCGTCGTGGACCGTGCAGGTGCAGATCATGCCGGAGGCGGACGCGGCGACGTACCGCTTCAACCCGTTCGACCTCACCAAGGTGTGGCCGCACGCGGACTATCCGCTGATCGAGATCGGCAAGCTGGAGCTCAACCGCAACCCGGAGAACATCTTCGCCGAGGTCGAGCAGTCGGTCTTCAGCCCCGCGCACTTCGTGCCCGGCATCGGCCCCTCGCCGGACAAGATGCTCCAGGGCCGGCTCTTCGCCTACGGAGACGCCCACCGCTACCGCGTCGGCATCAACGCCGACCACCTGCCGGTGAACCGCCCGCACGCCACCGAGGCGCGCACCAACTCCCGTGACGGCCACCTGTACGACGGCCGCCACAAGGGCGCGAAGAACTACGAGCCCAACAGCTTCGGCGGCCCCTTCCAGACCGACCGCCCGCTGTGGCAGGGCAGCCAGGTCACCGGTGTCACCGGCAGTACGGTCGCGCCGGTGCACGCCGAGGACAACGACTTCGTGCAGGCCGGAAACCTCTACCGGCTCTACTCCGAGGACGAGAAGGCCCGGCTGATCGACAACCTGGCCGGATTCATCGCCAAGGTGTCGCGCGACGACATCGCCGAGCGCGCGATCAACAACTTCCGCCAGGCGGACGCCGACTTCGGCAAGCGGCTCGAAGCCGCGGTCCAGGCCCTTCGCGGCTGA
- a CDS encoding Fur family transcriptional regulator, with protein MSDLLERLRGRGWRMTAQRRVVAEVLNGDHVHLTADEVHARAVKRLPEISRATVYNTLGELVTLGEILEVSTDRRAKRYDPNAHRPHQHLVCAQCGAIRDVHPQGNPLADLPDSERFGFTIAAVEVTYRGTCPNCAAA; from the coding sequence ATGAGTGACCTGTTGGAGCGATTGCGTGGCCGCGGCTGGCGGATGACCGCACAGCGGCGCGTCGTGGCCGAGGTCCTGAACGGCGACCACGTCCACCTGACGGCCGACGAAGTGCACGCGCGCGCGGTGAAGCGACTGCCCGAGATCTCCCGGGCCACGGTCTACAACACGCTGGGCGAGCTGGTGACGCTCGGCGAGATCCTCGAGGTCTCCACCGACCGCCGCGCCAAGCGCTACGACCCGAACGCGCACCGCCCCCACCAGCACCTGGTGTGCGCCCAGTGCGGCGCGATCCGCGACGTCCACCCGCAGGGCAACCCGCTGGCGGACCTTCCCGACAGCGAGCGCTTCGGCTTCACGATCGCGGCGGTCGAGGTCACCTACCGCGGCACCTGCCCCAACTGCGCCGCGGCCTGA
- a CDS encoding tetratricopeptide repeat protein, with the protein MVFMGDRATLLETGRFVQTRSDEDADTADAETEARHRRAADGGDAESMSVLGSLLLRRGDLDSAEPYLRGATAEGDRAAANNLGVLLHQRGYTDEAAGWWRIAAVAGSAAAAHALGRHYRERGDEPAAEYWLRQSAEQGHALGAYALADLLEHRSDVGAERWLRAAAEQGHREAAYRLARLIDRRGEAEPAGEGPGDIAVAPAPEGESAGDEAEPWYRQAAARGHRRAALHLGAILEKRGELKEAGRWYLTSAKDGEAKAACALGFLLRDAGDEESAAVWWLRAAQDGDGNAANALGALHAARGEQQTAERWYRAAMTAGDVNGAYNLGLLCAAQNRTAQAEQWYRRAAYSGHREAANALAILLLQAGDATGAEPWFSKAAEAGSVDAAFNLGILFAGRDDDRTALKWYERAAAAGHTDAALQVGIALLRDGEEQAAERHLRCAAGGGSAEAAFRLATVLDARQPPPGPPALGEPMAEKTECEEWYERAAQQGHRRAQVRVGMLAAARGDLEAAARWYGEAAEAGSRNGAFNLGLLLAREGREREAALWWTRAAHAGHGRAALRLALLAARHGELTEGQRWCARAVELGPAEVAERAARLREALHQELTA; encoded by the coding sequence ATGGTATTTATGGGGGACAGGGCAACTCTGTTGGAAACAGGGCGGTTTGTGCAGACACGCTCCGATGAGGATGCTGACACCGCTGACGCCGAGACCGAGGCGCGGCACCGGCGTGCGGCCGACGGCGGCGATGCCGAGTCCATGAGCGTCCTCGGCTCCCTGCTGCTGCGCCGCGGCGACCTCGACAGCGCCGAGCCCTATCTGCGCGGCGCCACCGCCGAGGGCGACCGGGCCGCGGCCAACAACCTGGGCGTCCTGCTCCACCAGCGCGGCTATACGGACGAGGCGGCCGGCTGGTGGCGCATCGCCGCCGTCGCGGGATCCGCCGCGGCGGCGCACGCGCTCGGCCGCCACTACCGCGAGCGGGGCGACGAGCCGGCCGCCGAATACTGGCTGCGCCAGTCCGCGGAGCAGGGCCACGCGCTCGGCGCGTACGCGCTCGCCGACCTCCTGGAGCACCGCAGCGACGTGGGCGCCGAGCGCTGGCTGCGCGCCGCGGCCGAGCAGGGGCACCGCGAGGCCGCGTACCGCCTGGCGCGGCTCATCGACCGGCGCGGCGAGGCCGAACCGGCCGGCGAGGGGCCCGGTGACATCGCTGTCGCCCCGGCGCCGGAGGGCGAGAGCGCCGGTGACGAGGCCGAGCCCTGGTACCGGCAGGCCGCCGCGCGCGGACACCGCCGCGCCGCCCTGCACCTCGGCGCGATCCTGGAGAAGCGCGGCGAGCTGAAGGAAGCGGGCCGCTGGTACCTGACCTCCGCCAAGGACGGCGAGGCGAAGGCCGCCTGCGCGCTCGGCTTCCTGCTGCGCGACGCGGGCGACGAGGAGAGCGCCGCCGTGTGGTGGCTGCGCGCCGCCCAGGACGGCGACGGCAACGCCGCCAACGCGCTCGGCGCGCTGCACGCCGCCCGCGGGGAGCAGCAGACCGCCGAGCGGTGGTACCGGGCCGCCATGACCGCGGGCGATGTCAACGGGGCGTACAACCTGGGGCTGCTCTGCGCCGCCCAGAACCGCACGGCCCAGGCCGAGCAGTGGTACCGCAGGGCCGCCTACAGCGGGCACCGGGAGGCCGCCAACGCGCTCGCGATCCTGCTGCTCCAGGCCGGCGACGCGACCGGCGCGGAGCCCTGGTTCTCCAAGGCGGCCGAGGCCGGCAGTGTGGACGCCGCCTTCAACCTCGGCATCCTCTTCGCGGGCCGCGACGACGACCGCACGGCCCTGAAGTGGTACGAGCGTGCCGCGGCCGCCGGGCACACCGACGCCGCCCTCCAGGTCGGCATCGCACTGCTGCGGGACGGGGAGGAGCAGGCCGCCGAGCGGCATCTGCGGTGCGCGGCGGGCGGCGGCAGCGCCGAGGCCGCCTTCCGGCTCGCCACCGTCCTCGACGCGCGCCAGCCGCCGCCCGGCCCGCCCGCGCTCGGCGAGCCGATGGCCGAGAAGACCGAGTGCGAGGAGTGGTACGAGCGCGCCGCGCAGCAGGGGCACCGCCGCGCCCAGGTGCGGGTCGGCATGCTGGCCGCTGCGAGGGGAGACCTGGAGGCGGCCGCGCGCTGGTACGGGGAGGCGGCCGAGGCGGGCAGCCGCAACGGCGCGTTCAACCTCGGGCTTCTGCTCGCCCGCGAGGGCCGCGAGCGCGAGGCGGCCCTGTGGTGGACCCGCGCCGCCCACGCCGGACACGGCAGGGCGGCGCTGCGCCTCGCCCTGCTCGCCGCCCGCCACGGCGAGCTGACCGAGGGGCAGCGGTGGTGCGCGAGGGCGGTCGAGCTCGGTCCCGCGGAGGTCGCTGAGCGTGCGGCGCGGCTGCGCGAGGCACTGCACCAGGAGCTCACGGCCTAG